Part of the Listeria innocua genome is shown below.
ACGAATCGACCGAGAAGCAAACACGGTTCTCGTAGAAGGCATCAAGGACGGGAAGCCTGGCGTGAAGTATGTCCCCCCTGTTATCGTGTACGATGAGCTAGGTGAGTATACCCCGGTTATTAAGGAGATTTTATATGGCGAAAGCGAATGAACATTTCTTTTACGTATTAAAATGTAGCGATAACTCTTATTATGGTGGCTATACGACGGATGTAACGCGCCGAGAAGCCGAACACAATGCGGGAATTAGATGCAAATACACTAAAACACGCCGCCCAGTAAAAGTCATCCATTTTGAAAAATTTGAAACGAGAAGTGAAGCCACTAAAGCTGAAGCGGCTTTCAAAAAATTATCGCGCAAAAATAAAGACAGCTACTTAAGCGAACGGGAGGAGGAGTCGAAGTGATACAGAGCCAAAAAAGTTTTAGCGGAGACATTCAAGGGGCGCTATACTTAGTCCCAACACCAATAGGGAATTTAGAAGATATGACATTCCGCGCAATCCGAATGCTAAAAGAAGCAGATATTATTGCAGCAGAAGACACGCGAAACACCGTGAAACTTTTAAATCATTTTGAAATTACGACCCGAATGACGAGTTACCATCAGTTTACGAAAGAGAATAAAGAAGATAATATTATTCAGCGGATGTTAGACGGTGAAGTGGTTGCGCTGGTTAGTGATGCGGGCATGCCTTCTATTTCTGATCCAGGTTATGAACTAGTCCAAAATGCGCTAAATGCAAATATTCCAGTCATTCCATTACCGGGCGCGAACGCTGCTTTAACCGCCTTGATTGCTTCAGGTTTAGCGCCCCAGCCGTTTTATTTTTATGGCTTCCTTCCTCGCCAAAATAAAGAGCGCACGCAGGCAATTGAAAAACTAGCAGCGCGCGAGGAAACTTGGATTTTATATGAATCACCACATCGTTTAAAAGAAACGTTAAAAGCGATCATTAAAATCACTGGAAATGACCGGAAAATGGTTTTATGTCGCGAGCTTACCAAACGTTTTGAAGAATTTTTACGAGGAACAGTTGAAGATGCGCTTAACTGGGCAACCGACGAAGAAGTTCGTGGGGAATTTTGTATTATTATTGAAGGAAATGCGAACCCACCTTTAGAGGAAGAACTACTTTGGTGGCAGGAATTGGATATTAAAACACATGTAAGTACCGTGATGGAACAAGAAAATATTAGTTCTAAAGATGCCATTAAAACCGTTATGAAAGCGAGAAATTTACCAAAGCGCGAAGTCTACGCTGCTTATCATGAAATAAAATAAAAAATCATGCGAGAGATCTTGTTCTAGATCTCTCGCATGATTTTTTTAAATCGTATCACCAAAGCGACGTTTGATTTCTTCCATTAACTCCGCAGCTCCTTCTTTACTAAGAGTCAGCTTACCATCCACAAATTTTTTATTATCAACAGAAAACTCTCCAGTAACATCACAAACCAAGCCAGCAGAATATTTTTTTAATACAATTGCATCTTCATCAGTAAAAATTTCTAAAGGGTCTTTTACGTTTAAATTCATTGTGCGTCTGATTTCAATCGGGATAACGACACGACCCAACTCATCGATTTTTCTTACCATTCCAGTTGATTTCATTTTCTCACCTTCTTGATAATTTTAATTCATTTTAACAGATTATCAATATAATAGGAATGAATTCGAGGTGAAAAGGGTATAGACCTTAAGCAGAAGAATTAGGGGGAATAAAAAATGAACATAGTTATCGCATTAATTCCAGCAGTGATGTGGGGGATTATGCCGTTAGTTGTTTCGAAAATTGGCGGTAAACCGAGGCAACAAATTATTGGTACAACATTCGGGGCACTAGCTTTCGCAATCGGCGTTTTTATTTTTACAAATCCAGAATATACAGCAACAATCATTATTGCTAGTTTTATTTCCGGGGCATTTTGGAGCTTAGGGCAAATGAATCAGTTCCGGGCCTTTACGCAAGTGGGCGTTTCTAAAACAATGCCACTTTCAACAGGAATGCAGTTAGTCGGTACCTCACTATTTGGTGTTTTTGCTTTCCATGAGTGGGGAACAACATCGAAGCTAATCCTAGGTTTTTCCGCGTTAGCACTTATTATTATCGGGATATTTTTAACGAGTTATCAACAACATAAAGACGAAAATTCCGGCCAAAATATGAAAAAAGGAATTGTCACTTTACTTATTTCATCAGTAGGTTATGTAGGATATGTCGTTATCACTCGTTGGTTTGATATTAGTGGATGGGACGCGATTTTACCTCAAGCAATCGGGATGGTAGTCGCAGGATTATTATTTTCCATCAAGTCCGAAGAAAAACGTTTTACAAAGCAAACATGGTTAAATATGATTCCAGGGGTGATGTGGGCTACTGGTAACTTGGCTCTACTTTTCTCAAACAAATTGGTTGGGATCGCTACAGGTTTTTCACTTTCACAAATGGGTGTTGTAATTTCGACCATTGGAGGAATCCTTTTCCTAGGAGAGAAAAAAACCAAGAAAGAACTTATTCTGGTCATTATCGGGGTTATCTTAGTTATTATCGGTGGTACGATGATAGGAATTGCTAAAAGCTAAGACCAAGCTTCCGGTTTGATAAAATGCTATACTTAAATTAATCTAAATTAAAGGTGGTTATGGTGAAAATGAATGCGAAATTAGAAGTAAATGGTGAGCTTGTAAAAGAATCTTATGTTTATTTATTGTCGCGGTATCTCGTTTTACGTCAAGAAAATTTTGATACGAAAGAAGATAAAATTCCATATAACACACTTAAGCATAATTCGGTAGCTCCAGCAGATGCGAATTTTGTGAATCCTAACTTTGATGTGGTTTATTCAGAAGCTTGGATCGCTGTAGATGACGATAATGCTGTTATTTTAGAAGTACCAGAAATTAAAAATCGCTACTATACTGTGCAACTTTTAGACGGCTGGGGCGAAGTGGTAACAAATATCAATGAACGTAACTACCCAGATCATCCATACGGAAAATTTGCTTTCGTTAAAAAAGGAACAAATCCTTCCGTTCCAAGTGACGCTGTAAAAATCGAATTACCATCAGAGAAAGTAAAAGTACTCCTTCGCGTAGAACAAAAAGACGATCCTGAAGGCGCAGTAAAACTTCAAAAAGCATTCAAATTCGACGCACCAGATAATATAAAAATCAAAGAACCACTTGAGATTCCACATTTCACTAATGCAGATTTCTTATTAGAAGAAATTTATTCCAATTTAGAAGAACTACTAGCAACGTATCCAGATAAAATGCCAAAAGCGGCTGAATTCCAAGATGAAGCAAGACAAGTTGCAGCTTATATTGAGCTTGGCGACGAGCAAAAAGCAGAAGTAAGAAACCTCATTGTAAAAGAAGCCATCCCTTATTTCACTGACGGAGCAAAAGGTTTCGGAACGCAAAAAGGCGGATGGTCAGTTACTTATGTGGCAGGCGCATTCGAAAACGACATTTTAGCACGAGCGATTATTAATTACGGAGGTATCTGGGCGAACTCCATCCAAGAAGCTTTATATTTCATCGGGCAGCAAGGTACGGACGGCGAACTTTTAAGTGGAGATAAAGTCTACAAAATCCATTTCCCGAAAGATCAACTTCCAAATGGCCTTGCAGAAGCTTTCTGGTCCGTTACACTTTACGGCGTTCCAGACTATCATGTTATTCCAAATAAACTAAACAAATTCAGTATCAATGACTATACTGGTCCTAAGACAAATGAGGACGGAAGCCTATCACTTTATATTGCAGCAGAAAAACCAGCAGATGTTGATCCTGGTAACTGGCTGCCAAGTAAAGCTGGCAAAGGATTCTCACTAAACTTCCGACTCTATGTTCCGAAAAAAGAAGTATTAGAAGGAAAAGTATTCTTACCACCACTTGAAGTCCTTTAATAAACGAAAAAAGCTAAGTATGAAACTATCGATTTCAGATAGTAACATACTTAGCTTTTTTTATTTCTTTTTAAATAATAGTAAAGGGGCGCTAATTAAAAGAAGTAGAGCTCCGAAGATAGTGGATGATGTACTTTGGTCAGTATCACCAGTTTTTGGTAAAGAGTTATAGGTTGTTTTTTCTATTGAATGACTAGAACTAGTAGTAGCTGGTTTTACAGTGACCGGATTATGAGCTACCGGGTTATCTGGATTAACAGAGTCAACTGATTTAACGGGATCAACCGTAATAGGTGTTGGTATAACAGCAGCTTTTTTATAAATATAGTCAATTGTTTGTTCAGTATCAGTGAAAGTACCAGTTGCATTTGTAGGTGTGGTTTCTAAAGTATAACCAGCAATTTTTTTGCTTGTTGATTGGTAATTACTATTGAGAACTCCAGTTAATGTATCTGATTCTGCGATTTTATTACCATCGCTATCAAGATAATTCACTGTGATGTTTGCCCCGGCTACTGGAGCAGGAGTTGCTACGTGAACTGTAACGTTTACTACATTTGAAACGTTGCCTGCCTTATCGGTTGCTTGAACATTGACGGAATAATCGCCACTAACTGCTAAATTAACAGAGGAAGTAAAATCGCTTGAGAGGCTAACAGTGGAGTCGTAATTATCAGTAACACTAGCATTAATATCTGTTAAAAATTGTTCTTCCGTAACACTGCTTCCAGGGCTGTACGTGATTTCAGTTTTATCAGCTTTAACAACAGGAGCATTAATATCTTTTGGTTTTAAAGAGCCAGTAGAGGTTGACTTGTTACCGGCCTTGTCTTGACTTGTAATAGTGGCAGTTGCAACTAAGGAATCGATTTTGGCTTCTCCACCTTCACCTGAATAAGAGGTTTTCCAGTCGAATTTTACTTTTGCTTTGGATAAACTGTCCCAACTGGTTACTTTGTCGAATTTAAAAGTAACGGTATTAGTGGAACTGTCAAAGCTAGTTGTCCCTACTTGATTTGTAATATTTTCCCCACCAACAGAAACTTGTAAATCCGTATAGTTCATGCCTGTTGCTAGAGCTAATTTTATTTCCAGTTTATAGTCTTCTTTGGTTTGATTCGTTAAATCTGGAAATGTAATGGTTGATGTATATTTATATGGAAAATTCTCATTGGTGTTTTGAAGTAATGAAATATCATTTGTATCACGAGTATCAGCAAGTGCAGAAACGGGCGTAAGTGCTATTTGACCAGCCAGAGAGCTTAAAATGATAAGGCTAGCAATAGTTTTTTTCTTAGTAAACATTTGTTAAATAACCTCTTTCCTGATGTTGAAATTTAATACAATTTAATTGTAGCACTAGATTTTGGAGTACAAGTGTACTAGTGGTAGTATAATGCGGCACACTTTGTCGAAATAGTGGCTAATGAGAATCATAAAAATATAAAATGTTCATTTAAACTTTGGCGATTAGCTCTATTAAATACTTTTACTCCGAAAACCTCTATCATCTTCCTGTTATTTCCGCTATAATGAAGTAATTGAAAACTAAATTAAACGGCAAACAAGGAGGAAAACGATTTGAACATTATGATTGCGCTGATTCCTGCATTACTTTGGGGAACAGTTCCGCTAATTATTACAAAATTTGGCGGTTCGACACGACAACAAACAATGGGGATGACGCTAGGGGCGCTCACTTTTGCAGTAATCGTTTTCTTCTTTACTGACCCGGTTTATACACTTAAAACAGTAGGAATTAGTTTTATAACAGGGTGTTTATGGACTGTCGGACAGATGTTCCAATTGCGCGCTTTTAAAATCATCGGCGTTTCAAAAGCGATGCCGATTTCAACCGGAATGCAATTAGTTGGAACAACACTTTGCGGCATTATTCTATTTCATGAATGGGATACGACGTTACGCATTATTCTTGGATTTATCGCACTTGCGCTTATCGTTGGAGGGATTTTCCTAACTTCCTATGCGGAAAAAGAAGAAGATGGAACTAACGCTTTAAAACAAGGCTTAATTACATTAGTTATTTCATCTTTAGGGTATGTAGGGTTAGTCGTTCTCATTCAAGGATTTAAAATCGACGGAATTAATGCGATTTTACCGCAAGCGATTGGAATGGTTTTAAGTGCCTTAATTATGACGCATAGTGGTGGCACGGAAAAACGCTTTAATAAACGTACATTGTTGCTCATTATACCGGGAATGATCTGGGCAGCAGGAAATGTGGCAATGGTACACGCAAACCAACTTGTCGGAGTCGCGACTGGTTTTTCACTTTCGCAGTTAGGTGTTGTCATCTCAACTATTGGCGGCATTGTACTATTAAAAGAAAAGAAAACCCAAAAAGAAATGCTTTATGTTATTGTGGGCGTAGTTTTAGTCGTTCTCGGCGGGATTTTAATCGGTGTCGCAAAAGGCGCTTAATTAATTATTTCGTTTAGCGCGAAAAATGATATAATGATACTAATTGTTTTATTTTTAAGGAGGGAATTGTGTTGCCTGAAGAGAAAAATACGTTTTATATTACAACACCAATCTATTATCCAAGCGGAAAAGCGCATATCGGACATGCTTATACGACTGTTGCGGGGGACGCGATGGCTCGTTATAAACGCTTAAAAGGATATGATGTGTTTTACTTAACTGGAACAGATGAACACGGTCAGAAAATCCAAGCAAAAGCAAAAGAACGCGGGATTTCTGAACAAGAATACGTGGATGAAATTGCAGAAGGTTTCCAAGAACTTTGGAAAAAACTAGAAATTTCTAATACTGATTTTATTCGTACAACACAAGACCGTCATAAAACATCCGTAGAAAAAATCTTTGAACAACTTTTAGACCAAGGCGACATTTACTTAGGTGAATACGAAGGTTGGTACTCTGTTTCTGATGAAGAATATTTTACAGAAACACAATTAGAAGAAGTATACAAAGATGAAAATGGTAAAGTAATCGGCGGAAAAGCTCCAAGTGGTAACGAAGTCGAGCTTGTTAAAGAAGAATCCTACTTTTTCCGCATGAGCAAATACGCGGATCGTTTAGTAGAATATTATAACTCGCACCCAGAATTTATCCTACCTGAATCTAGAAAAAATGAAATGATTAATAACTTCATCAAGCCTGGCTTAGAGGATTTAGCAGTATCTAGAACAACTTTTGATTGGGGTATTAAAGTTCCCGGAAATCCAAAACACGTTGTTTATGTGTGGATTGATGCGCTATCTAACTATATTACTGCGCTTGGATATAATACGGACAATGATACGAAATTCCAAAAATACTGGCCTGCTGATGTACAAATCGTTGGGAAAGAAATTGTTCGTTTCCATACGATTTATTGGCCAATTATGTTGATGGCACTAGACTTACCACTTCCAAAAATGGTATTCGGTCATGGCTGGATTTTGATGAAAGACGGTAAAATGTCGAAATCTAAAGGGAATGTAGTAGATCCTTACATGTTGATTGACCGCTACGGACTAGACGCGCTTCGTTACTATTTATTACGTGAAGTTCCATTTGGTTCAGATGGTTTATTTACGCCGGAAGACTTTGTTGACCGCGTAAACTATGATCTTGCTAATGACTTAGGAAACTTACTTAATCGTACAGTTGCAATGATTAATAAATACTTTGATGGTGAAATTCCAGCTTATCAAGGTAATGTAACAGAATTCGATCAAACATTAGTAGATTTCAAAAATAACGTCGTGAAAGAATACGAAGGTAGTATGGACCATATGCAGTTTTCAGTAGCATTAAACCAACTATGGTCACTAATTTCTCGTACAAATAAATATATTGATGAAACTGCTCCATGGGCACTAGCTAAAGAGGAAGATAAGCGTACAGAACTAGCGAGCGTAATGACACATTTAGCTGAAAACTTACGTATCATCGCAGTTTTACTTCAACCATTCCTAACAAGAACTCCAGGTGAAATCTTCTTACAACTAGGCTTGCAAGAAGAAAACTTGAAGAAATGGGATAGCATCTATGGCTACGGCGAAATTCCAGAAGGTACAACGGTAGTGAAAAAAGGTACGCCAATTTTCCCAAGACTCGATGCAGAAGTCGAAGTTACTTATATTCAAGATGAAATGAAAGGCTCTGCACCAGCTCCTGCTGAAGAAACTGCAGAAGTTGAAGCACTTGAAACCCCGCAAATCGGTATTGAAGATTTCGACAAAATCGATCTTCGGGTTGCGGAAGTAAAACAAGTAGACAAAGTGAAAAAAGCAGATAAACTTCTTTGTTTCCAATTAGACTTAGGTGAAGGTAAACTACGCCAAGTTCTTTCGGGTATTGCAGAATTCTACCAACCAGAAGAGTTAATTGGCAAAAAAGTTATCGTTGTTTCCAACTTAAAACCTGTGAAACTTCGCGGACTAATGAGCGAAGGCATGATTCTTTCAGGAGAAAAAGATGGAAAACTAAGCGTAATTGAAGCAAATAGCGCACTTCCAAATGGCGCAAAAGTAAAATAATAAAAACGAGCCCTAATTCGCTGGAGTTAGGGCTTCTTTTTTTATCGAAAAAAACTTTAAAAAAAAGATTGCATAATGCAAACGATTACAATATAATGTAACTATACTTACTTAATTCAATGAACGAAGTAAGTGCTCATCCAGAAGTAAAGGAGCCGGACTATGGATATCTTAAGAAAAGGGAACAAAGACTTAATTAAAGATATAAATCGCTATACCGTGCTGAATTTAATCCGTGAAAAAGGAGAAATCACACGTACAGAAATAGCTAAAAAATGCGATTTTGGGATGTCTACATTAACGTATATTCTAGATGACTTGCAACAAGAAGGCATTATTCTAGAAGGTGCGGAAACATCATCTACTGGGGGCAGACGTGCCAAACTAGTAAGATTTAATAAAGATTATGGATTTGTTGTTAGTGTCAAAGTAGAAGAGGAACAACTTCTTTTTGCGTTAACAGACTTAAATGCAGAAATTATTAAAAATACTTCCATACCATTTTCATCAGAGAAAAAACCGGAAGATGCAATAGACTTAATTGCTGAAAATGTAAAGAAAATGTGTAAAAACAGAGATATGAAAAACTTGCTAGGCGTTGGGA
Proteins encoded:
- the metG gene encoding methionine--tRNA ligase, with amino-acid sequence MVLPEEKNTFYITTPIYYPSGKAHIGHAYTTVAGDAMARYKRLKGYDVFYLTGTDEHGQKIQAKAKERGISEQEYVDEIAEGFQELWKKLEISNTDFIRTTQDRHKTSVEKIFEQLLDQGDIYLGEYEGWYSVSDEEYFTETQLEEVYKDENGKVIGGKAPSGNEVELVKEESYFFRMSKYADRLVEYYNSHPEFILPESRKNEMINNFIKPGLEDLAVSRTTFDWGIKVPGNPKHVVYVWIDALSNYITALGYNTDNDTKFQKYWPADVQIVGKEIVRFHTIYWPIMLMALDLPLPKMVFGHGWILMKDGKMSKSKGNVVDPYMLIDRYGLDALRYYLLREVPFGSDGLFTPEDFVDRVNYDLANDLGNLLNRTVAMINKYFDGEIPAYQGNVTEFDQTLVDFKNNVVKEYEGSMDHMQFSVALNQLWSLISRTNKYIDETAPWALAKEEDKRTELASVMTHLAENLRIIAVLLQPFLTRTPGEIFLQLGLQEENLKKWDSIYGYGEIPEGTTVVKKGTPIFPRLDAEVEVTYIQDEMKGSAPAPAEETAEVEALETPQIGIEDFDKIDLRVAEVKQVDKVKKADKLLCFQLDLGEGKLRQVLSGIAEFYQPEELIGKKVIVVSNLKPVKLRGLMSEGMILSGEKDGKLSVIEANSALPNGAKVK
- a CDS encoding GRP family sugar transporter, which translates into the protein MNIMIALIPALLWGTVPLIITKFGGSTRQQTMGMTLGALTFAVIVFFFTDPVYTLKTVGISFITGCLWTVGQMFQLRAFKIIGVSKAMPISTGMQLVGTTLCGIILFHEWDTTLRIILGFIALALIVGGIFLTSYAEKEEDGTNALKQGLITLVISSLGYVGLVVLIQGFKIDGINAILPQAIGMVLSALIMTHSGGTEKRFNKRTLLLIIPGMIWAAGNVAMVHANQLVGVATGFSLSQLGVVISTIGGIVLLKEKKTQKEMLYVIVGVVLVVLGGILIGVAKGA
- the rsmI gene encoding 16S rRNA (cytidine(1402)-2'-O)-methyltransferase, whose translation is MIQSQKSFSGDIQGALYLVPTPIGNLEDMTFRAIRMLKEADIIAAEDTRNTVKLLNHFEITTRMTSYHQFTKENKEDNIIQRMLDGEVVALVSDAGMPSISDPGYELVQNALNANIPVIPLPGANAALTALIASGLAPQPFYFYGFLPRQNKERTQAIEKLAAREETWILYESPHRLKETLKAIIKITGNDRKMVLCRELTKRFEEFLRGTVEDALNWATDEEVRGEFCIIIEGNANPPLEEELLWWQELDIKTHVSTVMEQENISSKDAIKTVMKARNLPKREVYAAYHEIK
- a CDS encoding MucBP domain-containing protein, coding for MFTKKKTIASLIILSSLAGQIALTPVSALADTRDTNDISLLQNTNENFPYKYTSTITFPDLTNQTKEDYKLEIKLALATGMNYTDLQVSVGGENITNQVGTTSFDSSTNTVTFKFDKVTSWDSLSKAKVKFDWKTSYSGEGGEAKIDSLVATATITSQDKAGNKSTSTGSLKPKDINAPVVKADKTEITYSPGSSVTEEQFLTDINASVTDNYDSTVSLSSDFTSSVNLAVSGDYSVNVQATDKAGNVSNVVNVTVHVATPAPVAGANITVNYLDSDGNKIAESDTLTGVLNSNYQSTSKKIAGYTLETTPTNATGTFTDTEQTIDYIYKKAAVIPTPITVDPVKSVDSVNPDNPVAHNPVTVKPATTSSSHSIEKTTYNSLPKTGDTDQSTSSTIFGALLLLISAPLLLFKKK
- a CDS encoding GIY-YIG nuclease family protein, which encodes MAKANEHFFYVLKCSDNSYYGGYTTDVTRREAEHNAGIRCKYTKTRRPVKVIHFEKFETRSEATKAEAAFKKLSRKNKDSYLSEREEESK
- a CDS encoding DUF1214 domain-containing protein — protein: MKMNAKLEVNGELVKESYVYLLSRYLVLRQENFDTKEDKIPYNTLKHNSVAPADANFVNPNFDVVYSEAWIAVDDDNAVILEVPEIKNRYYTVQLLDGWGEVVTNINERNYPDHPYGKFAFVKKGTNPSVPSDAVKIELPSEKVKVLLRVEQKDDPEGAVKLQKAFKFDAPDNIKIKEPLEIPHFTNADFLLEEIYSNLEELLATYPDKMPKAAEFQDEARQVAAYIELGDEQKAEVRNLIVKEAIPYFTDGAKGFGTQKGGWSVTYVAGAFENDILARAIINYGGIWANSIQEALYFIGQQGTDGELLSGDKVYKIHFPKDQLPNGLAEAFWSVTLYGVPDYHVIPNKLNKFSINDYTGPKTNEDGSLSLYIAAEKPADVDPGNWLPSKAGKGFSLNFRLYVPKKEVLEGKVFLPPLEVL
- a CDS encoding AbrB/MazE/SpoVT family DNA-binding domain-containing protein, whose amino-acid sequence is MKSTGMVRKIDELGRVVIPIEIRRTMNLNVKDPLEIFTDEDAIVLKKYSAGLVCDVTGEFSVDNKKFVDGKLTLSKEGAAELMEEIKRRFGDTI
- a CDS encoding GRP family sugar transporter; the protein is MNIVIALIPAVMWGIMPLVVSKIGGKPRQQIIGTTFGALAFAIGVFIFTNPEYTATIIIASFISGAFWSLGQMNQFRAFTQVGVSKTMPLSTGMQLVGTSLFGVFAFHEWGTTSKLILGFSALALIIIGIFLTSYQQHKDENSGQNMKKGIVTLLISSVGYVGYVVITRWFDISGWDAILPQAIGMVVAGLLFSIKSEEKRFTKQTWLNMIPGVMWATGNLALLFSNKLVGIATGFSLSQMGVVISTIGGILFLGEKKTKKELILVIIGVILVIIGGTMIGIAKS